The Candidatus Eisenbacteria bacterium region GCGCTCTCACTTCTGGATGATCCCCAGGACGTCGTCCTCGCGCAGGATCAGGTAATCCTCACCGTCGATCTTGACCTCGGTACCGGCGTACTTGCTCATCAGGATCCGGTCGCCGGCCTTCAATTCCATCTTCTGGAGCTTGCCATCATCGAGCACACGGCCCGGGCCGGTCGCGATGACATCCCCCTGCATGGGCTTCTCCTTCGCAGTGTCGGGGATGATGATGCCCCCGCGGGTCTCCTCGGCTTCCTCGATCCTCTTGACCAGGATGCGATCA contains the following coding sequences:
- a CDS encoding co-chaperone GroES, which translates into the protein MKIRPLGDRILVKRIEEAEETRGGIIIPDTAKEKPMQGDVIATGPGRVLDDGKLQKMELKAGDRILMSKYAGTEVKIDGEDYLILREDDVLGIIQK